A stretch of the Sulfurospirillum sp. UCH001 genome encodes the following:
- a CDS encoding DUF3972 domain-containing protein: MNSWLEIEEFSTLVNLDISAIQALIEEGKLISKEEDGQCFVEVSRSAQALIPATRGIVVDNNYESSSVSMSSEFVEKTVGAILSLHEKVLDAKEETLDALKGENRFLKEALFSMQELCDEDRKVIETLTKQLELLQDELEFTKRKYKMMWNKAVESYTPPTK; the protein is encoded by the coding sequence ATGAATAGTTGGTTGGAAATTGAAGAGTTTAGTACATTAGTCAATTTGGATATTTCTGCCATTCAAGCATTAATCGAAGAAGGCAAATTAATATCAAAAGAAGAAGATGGACAGTGTTTTGTTGAGGTGAGTCGTAGTGCGCAAGCATTGATTCCTGCAACACGTGGAATTGTCGTTGACAATAACTATGAAAGTTCTTCTGTAAGTATGAGTTCTGAATTTGTTGAGAAAACGGTTGGTGCCATTTTAAGTTTGCATGAAAAAGTCTTAGATGCTAAAGAGGAAACACTTGATGCGCTCAAAGGCGAAAATCGCTTTTTAAAAGAGGCTCTTTTCTCGATGCAAGAACTGTGCGATGAAGATAGAAAAGTGATTGAAACACTTACAAAACAACTAGAGTTATTACAAGATGAGCTTGAATTTACCAAGCGAAAATATAAAATGATGTGGAACAAAGCGGTTGAGAGTTATACTCCACCGACCAAATAA
- a CDS encoding chemotaxis protein, whose amino-acid sequence MTQEELDALMAGDLDEMDDVAPTETAFEESAELEDEPMDSDALDIEKDKAATQMMHEYRPSSTMSWPPPPPTDDHKMVHQLDDVTKDSEIKATQVFDKLETVNNFMLSAEENAKEVIKLIESNIALFETLVAKFPKIEQFQQALDDNKAMKDRVEDLLMNAQMAEDEIMMTMDIMQYQDIHRQKIERVINVMRALSKYMSALFEGSKDDSKRVSSAVHIHGDETTEDVVTSEDIEALIASLGKK is encoded by the coding sequence ATGACGCAAGAAGAACTTGATGCTTTGATGGCGGGCGATTTAGATGAAATGGATGACGTTGCGCCAACAGAGACAGCGTTTGAAGAGAGTGCTGAGCTAGAAGATGAACCTATGGATAGCGATGCCTTAGATATAGAAAAAGATAAAGCCGCTACCCAAATGATGCATGAGTACAGACCATCATCGACAATGTCTTGGCCACCACCACCACCAACAGATGATCATAAAATGGTACATCAGCTTGATGATGTCACCAAAGATTCTGAAATCAAAGCAACACAAGTGTTTGATAAACTTGAAACGGTTAATAACTTCATGCTTAGTGCAGAAGAGAATGCAAAAGAGGTTATTAAACTCATTGAAAGCAATATCGCTCTTTTTGAGACTTTGGTTGCGAAATTCCCTAAGATTGAGCAGTTTCAACAAGCACTTGATGACAATAAAGCGATGAAAGATCGTGTCGAAGATCTTTTAATGAATGCTCAAATGGCGGAAGATGAAATTATGATGACCATGGATATTATGCAGTACCAAGATATCCACCGTCAAAAAATTGAACGTGTAATTAACGTTATGCGTGCGCTTTCAAAATACATGAGTGCTCTTTTTGAGGGTTCCAAAGATGACTCTAAACGTGTGAGTTCAGCTGTTCATATTCATGGTGATGAAACAACAGAAGACGTTGTAACCAGTGAAGATATTGAAGCGTTAATTGCTAGTTTAGGAAAGAAATAG
- the glyQ gene encoding glycine--tRNA ligase subunit alpha encodes MLTFSQMLLNLQTFWQDQGCTIVQPYDMPAGAGTFHNATFLRSLSSKPWATAYVAPSRRPTDGRYGENPNRLGSYYQFQVLIKPSPDNIQELYLKSLEMLGLDIKKHDIRFVEDNWESPTLGAWGLGWEVWLDGMEVTQFTYFQQVGGIPCNPVSVEITYGVERLAMYLQEKESVFDLVWNENQFGITTYGDVHKQSEYEFSKYNFEIANVAMLFEHFENAQVECKRCLEENLPLPAYDYCLMASHTFNVLDARKAISVTQRQNYILKIRELAKGCAVKYKEVVG; translated from the coding sequence GTGTTAACTTTTAGTCAGATGCTTTTAAATCTCCAAACTTTTTGGCAAGATCAGGGCTGTACAATAGTCCAACCATACGATATGCCTGCAGGTGCTGGAACATTTCATAATGCAACGTTTTTAAGAAGTTTAAGCAGTAAACCTTGGGCAACAGCTTATGTCGCACCAAGCCGCAGACCAACAGATGGTCGTTATGGAGAAAATCCAAACCGTTTGGGAAGTTATTATCAGTTCCAAGTACTTATCAAACCAAGCCCTGATAATATTCAAGAGCTTTACCTTAAAAGTCTTGAGATGCTTGGACTTGACATCAAAAAACATGATATTCGTTTTGTTGAAGACAACTGGGAATCACCAACACTTGGCGCATGGGGACTTGGCTGGGAAGTTTGGTTAGATGGTATGGAAGTAACACAATTTACCTATTTTCAGCAAGTAGGTGGTATTCCTTGTAACCCTGTATCGGTTGAGATTACCTATGGTGTTGAACGTTTAGCGATGTATTTACAAGAAAAAGAGTCTGTTTTTGATCTTGTATGGAATGAAAACCAATTTGGTATAACAACGTATGGTGATGTTCATAAACAAAGTGAGTATGAGTTTAGTAAATATAATTTTGAAATAGCTAACGTTGCGATGTTATTTGAACACTTTGAAAATGCTCAAGTAGAGTGCAAACGTTGTCTTGAAGAGAATTTACCGTTACCTGCATATGACTATTGTTTAATGGCTTCACATACATTTAACGTTTTGGATGCTCGTAAAGCTATCTCTGTCACACAGCGTCAAAATTATATTTTGAAAATTCGTGAACTCGCAAAAGGGTGTGCCGTTAAGTACAAAGAAGTGGTGGGATAA
- a CDS encoding peptidase U32 family protein — MSNVELLSPAGNFEKLKIALSYGADAVYAGVSHFSLRIRSGKEFTYESFEEAIKYTHAHGKHLHATVNGFPFNAQIPLLEKHIERVAAMNPDAFIVAAPGVIKLARKIAPHIPIHLSTQANVLSYLDAEVYSDMGVKRIIAAREVSLKDLEQIKKHLPHLELEVFVHGSMCFAYSGRCLISSVQSGRVSNRGSCANDCRFPYTLYAHNEESGTLFRVEESEEGTHIMNAKDLNLSAHVKEILDSGVIDSLKIEGRTKSAYYVGITTKTYRQAVDDYYANQFDASKYTAELDTTKNRGFSDGYLVNRPFEKNDTQNLAHSISEGTHQVIAQVSEDGTNCLCKDVLSLHTQYELIMPAHAKIEPIDNEIGTIFKEENIWKISFKKLQTPSGKLFDEIHSGNTNAIVLPTVLPGFTFLRAKIKG, encoded by the coding sequence GTGTCAAACGTCGAACTGCTTTCTCCTGCTGGAAATTTTGAAAAACTAAAAATAGCGCTTTCTTATGGCGCAGATGCCGTGTATGCGGGTGTGAGTCACTTCTCACTTCGCATACGCTCAGGTAAAGAGTTTACCTATGAGAGTTTTGAAGAAGCGATCAAATATACCCATGCCCATGGGAAGCATCTGCATGCAACGGTGAATGGCTTTCCTTTCAATGCACAGATTCCTTTACTTGAAAAACACATTGAGCGTGTAGCGGCTATGAATCCTGATGCCTTTATTGTGGCAGCTCCTGGCGTCATCAAGCTTGCACGTAAAATTGCGCCTCATATTCCCATTCATCTCTCCACTCAAGCCAATGTTTTGAGTTACCTTGATGCTGAAGTCTATTCGGATATGGGCGTGAAACGTATTATTGCGGCACGTGAAGTGAGTTTGAAGGATTTAGAACAGATCAAAAAACATTTACCTCATTTAGAGTTGGAAGTATTTGTGCATGGTTCCATGTGTTTTGCTTACAGTGGTCGTTGTTTGATTAGCTCGGTGCAAAGTGGGCGTGTATCGAACCGTGGAAGCTGTGCCAATGATTGTCGTTTCCCTTATACCCTTTATGCCCATAATGAAGAGAGTGGAACACTGTTCCGCGTGGAAGAGAGTGAAGAAGGTACTCACATTATGAATGCAAAGGATCTCAATTTGAGCGCTCACGTCAAAGAAATTCTTGATTCGGGTGTCATTGATTCGCTCAAAATTGAGGGCCGAACAAAAAGTGCCTATTATGTCGGCATTACAACGAAAACCTATCGCCAAGCAGTAGATGACTATTATGCAAATCAATTTGATGCGAGTAAATATACAGCTGAATTAGATACTACGAAAAACAGAGGCTTTAGTGATGGTTATTTGGTGAACCGTCCGTTTGAAAAAAATGATACACAAAACTTGGCACACTCTATTAGTGAAGGTACACATCAAGTGATTGCCCAAGTGAGTGAAGATGGTACAAACTGTCTTTGCAAAGATGTGTTATCGTTGCACACTCAGTATGAATTGATTATGCCGGCACATGCAAAAATAGAGCCTATTGATAATGAAATTGGAACGATTTTTAAAGAAGAGAACATCTGGAAGATCAGCTTTAAAAAATTACAAACACCCAGTGGAAAATTATTTGATGAAATTCACAGCGGTAATACAAATGCTATTGTGCTACCAACGGTATTACCAGGATTTACATTTTTAAGAGCAAAAATAAAAGGATAA
- the waaA gene encoding lipid IV(A) 3-deoxy-D-manno-octulosonic acid transferase has translation MSFFYYFLAALLYIVALPYLMYLRFKPKYTDSIPSRFFLKNNAPFSQNGIWFHACSFGEVRSLTPFIDQIEPENVRISVITQTGFKEACKHGRAEVRYLPFEIFLPFWIRKQKVLVVMEAELWPLLFIVAKAKGIKTVLLNARISDNSYASYQRFSWLYRWIFSHIDLVFAQSKEDDERLKYLGAKDVRVCGNIKAFSEYEVTHHYSKAEAKRVIVMASTHEGEEDIILSNLSLEQNDQLIVVPRHPERFTKVDKLLNEYSLKMNKTYQKLSEQNTLSCDIVLCDKMGELINLYAIADIVILGGSFIDGIGGHNPLEPGFFETKIISGEFIFNQKVLFEAVENIIVSNVEDLKNVFDRIETYPKSTITHRGDIKPLLEQILGK, from the coding sequence TTGAGCTTTTTTTACTATTTTTTGGCAGCGTTACTTTACATTGTAGCGTTGCCTTACTTAATGTACCTTCGCTTCAAACCAAAATATACAGATTCAATTCCTTCACGCTTTTTTTTGAAGAACAATGCTCCTTTTTCTCAAAATGGTATTTGGTTTCATGCGTGTTCTTTTGGCGAAGTACGTTCATTAACACCATTTATCGATCAAATTGAGCCTGAGAATGTTCGTATTAGCGTTATAACACAAACAGGTTTTAAAGAAGCATGCAAACATGGACGTGCAGAAGTGCGTTATCTGCCTTTTGAAATCTTTTTGCCTTTTTGGATACGAAAGCAAAAAGTATTGGTTGTTATGGAAGCAGAGCTTTGGCCACTGTTATTTATTGTCGCTAAGGCTAAAGGCATAAAAACTGTTTTACTCAATGCACGCATATCTGATAATTCTTATGCGTCCTATCAAAGATTTTCTTGGTTGTACCGTTGGATTTTTTCTCATATTGATCTTGTATTTGCCCAAAGCAAAGAGGATGATGAGAGACTAAAATATTTAGGCGCTAAGGATGTTCGTGTTTGTGGAAATATTAAAGCGTTTAGCGAATATGAAGTGACGCATCATTATTCAAAGGCAGAGGCGAAAAGAGTCATTGTAATGGCAAGTACGCATGAAGGAGAGGAAGATATCATTTTATCAAATCTTTCTTTAGAGCAAAACGATCAGTTAATCGTAGTACCAAGGCATCCTGAGAGGTTTACAAAGGTAGATAAACTTTTAAATGAGTACTCTCTTAAAATGAATAAAACCTATCAAAAGTTATCTGAGCAAAATACTCTCTCTTGTGATATTGTTTTATGTGACAAAATGGGTGAGCTTATTAATCTGTATGCCATTGCAGATATTGTCATTTTGGGAGGCTCTTTTATTGATGGTATTGGTGGACATAATCCACTGGAACCTGGCTTCTTTGAAACAAAAATTATCAGTGGCGAGTTTATCTTTAATCAAAAAGTTCTTTTTGAAGCAGTTGAAAATATCATTGTCAGTAATGTTGAAGATTTAAAAAATGTTTTTGATCGTATTGAAACTTATCCAAAAAGTACGATCACACATCGTGGTGACATTAAACCACTATTAGAGCAAATATTAGGAAAATAA
- a CDS encoding RluA family pseudouridine synthase, whose amino-acid sequence MEKAYKLLALQEGISNRAAKDLIDRGVVYAAGKKVSVARGELSPSTKFKIEKIAPIKVLFEDEFIMAVDKPAFMTSEEVAEIKKLPLLHRLDRETSGVLLLTKDEEFRKKAVNAFKKREVQKEYLAVVEARIMEAMEINAPILTIKKGNTAYSKISDEGKEAISHVEPLMIEGKRSKIKVRIETGRTHQIRVHLKSIGASILGDTEYGGRPHKRLMLHASKIMLLGYIFQTKEPEDFLKFAAV is encoded by the coding sequence ATGGAAAAAGCATATAAATTATTAGCCCTTCAAGAGGGTATTTCAAATCGTGCAGCAAAAGATCTCATCGATAGAGGTGTCGTGTATGCAGCAGGTAAAAAAGTAAGTGTTGCAAGGGGTGAACTAAGCCCTAGTACAAAGTTCAAAATCGAAAAAATTGCACCAATTAAAGTGTTATTTGAAGATGAATTTATCATGGCAGTAGATAAGCCCGCTTTTATGACTTCTGAAGAAGTTGCAGAGATCAAAAAACTGCCTCTTTTACACAGACTAGATCGTGAAACCAGTGGCGTTTTACTTTTAACTAAAGATGAAGAATTCCGTAAAAAAGCTGTTAATGCTTTTAAAAAACGAGAAGTTCAAAAAGAGTATCTAGCGGTAGTAGAAGCAAGAATCATGGAAGCAATGGAGATTAATGCTCCTATCTTAACGATTAAAAAAGGCAATACTGCCTATAGTAAAATCAGTGACGAGGGCAAAGAAGCAATTAGCCACGTTGAGCCTTTGATGATTGAAGGTAAACGTTCAAAAATTAAAGTACGTATTGAAACAGGTAGAACACACCAAATTAGAGTACATCTTAAAAGTATTGGCGCTTCTATTTTAGGTGATACTGAATACGGTGGAAGACCTCATAAACGATTAATGCTACATGCTTCAAAAATTATGCTTTTAGGATATATATTTCAGACAAAAGAACCTGAAGATTTCCTGAAATTCGCAGCTGTTTAG
- the purE gene encoding 5-(carboxyamino)imidazole ribonucleotide mutase produces the protein MKFVSILMGSKSDYTVMEECAKTLEKFGVMYEIIVSSAHRSPDRTHQYVKSAEAKGAKVFICAAGMAAHLAGVVASLTTKPVLGVPMKGGVMEGMDALLSTVQMPGGMPVGTVAIGSAGAVNSAYLAMQILAIEDEELAAKLKEDRILKAKKVETDSMGIEVII, from the coding sequence ATGAAGTTCGTTTCTATTTTAATGGGAAGTAAAAGTGACTATACGGTTATGGAAGAGTGTGCTAAAACATTAGAAAAATTTGGCGTTATGTATGAGATTATTGTTTCATCAGCACACAGAAGTCCTGATCGTACACACCAATATGTTAAAAGCGCTGAAGCAAAAGGCGCAAAAGTGTTTATCTGTGCAGCAGGTATGGCAGCGCATCTTGCGGGTGTTGTTGCTTCTCTTACCACAAAACCTGTTCTTGGTGTTCCAATGAAGGGTGGCGTTATGGAAGGTATGGATGCACTTTTGAGTACGGTTCAAATGCCTGGTGGTATGCCAGTTGGTACCGTTGCTATTGGCTCTGCAGGTGCTGTTAACAGTGCTTATTTAGCAATGCAAATTTTGGCGATTGAAGATGAAGAGTTGGCTGCTAAACTTAAAGAAGACCGTATCTTGAAAGCAAAAAAAGTTGAAACTGATTCTATGGGTATTGAAGTAATCATCTAA
- the glnA gene encoding type I glutamate--ammonia ligase, which produces MGKFVNSVEEFFKYCADNEVEFVDFRFTDMKGTWHHLTYTMEAISADSFANGIPFDGSSIEHWQPINKSDMLLKPEAETAFLDPFTADSTVVVFCDVFDIYKGDLYEKCPRSIAKKTLKYLAETGLGDVAYFGPENEFFIFDDVKIRDDINCSYYEVDSEEGAWNSAKNYVDGYNTGHRPGTKGGYFPVQPIDSMVDLRAEMVQTLKQVGLEVFVVHHEVAQGQGEIGVKFGTLIEAADNVQKYKYVVKMVAHLNGKTATFMPKPLYGDNGSGMHVHQSIWKDGKNLFYKAGEYANLSDMARWYIGGILKHARSVAAFTNPSTNSYKRLIPGFEAPSILTYSMQNRSASCRIPYGAGEKSVRVEMRFPDSTSCPYLAFASMLLAGIDGINTKTEPVGPMDEDLFELTLDEIREKGINQMPHTLRGSLEALIRDNEYLKPVMTKEFIDTYQHYKFETQVWPDEARPTAFEFKTVFSC; this is translated from the coding sequence ATGGGTAAGTTCGTAAACAGTGTTGAAGAGTTTTTCAAATACTGTGCTGACAATGAAGTTGAATTTGTCGATTTTCGTTTCACTGACATGAAAGGAACATGGCACCACCTTACATATACTATGGAAGCTATTAGTGCAGATTCTTTTGCAAATGGTATCCCATTTGATGGTTCATCTATTGAACATTGGCAACCAATTAACAAATCAGATATGCTCCTTAAGCCAGAAGCGGAAACAGCATTTTTAGATCCATTTACAGCGGACTCAACTGTTGTTGTATTCTGTGATGTTTTCGATATCTATAAAGGTGACTTATACGAGAAATGCCCAAGAAGTATCGCTAAAAAAACATTGAAATACCTTGCTGAAACAGGACTTGGTGATGTTGCTTACTTTGGACCAGAAAATGAATTCTTTATCTTTGATGATGTAAAAATCAGAGATGATATTAACTGTTCTTACTATGAAGTTGATTCAGAAGAAGGTGCATGGAATAGCGCTAAAAATTATGTTGATGGTTACAACACAGGTCACCGCCCAGGCACAAAAGGTGGTTACTTCCCAGTTCAACCAATCGATTCTATGGTAGATTTACGTGCTGAAATGGTACAAACACTTAAGCAAGTTGGACTTGAAGTATTCGTTGTACATCACGAAGTTGCTCAAGGACAAGGCGAAATCGGTGTTAAATTTGGTACACTTATCGAAGCAGCGGACAACGTTCAAAAATACAAATATGTTGTAAAAATGGTTGCTCACCTTAATGGAAAAACTGCAACTTTCATGCCAAAACCACTTTATGGTGACAATGGTAGCGGTATGCACGTTCACCAATCAATCTGGAAAGATGGTAAAAACTTATTCTATAAAGCTGGCGAATACGCTAACCTTAGCGATATGGCAAGATGGTACATCGGTGGTATCTTAAAACACGCTAGAAGTGTTGCAGCATTTACAAACCCATCAACTAACTCATATAAACGTCTTATCCCAGGATTTGAAGCTCCTTCAATTCTTACATACTCTATGCAGAACCGTTCAGCTTCATGCCGTATTCCATACGGTGCAGGCGAGAAATCTGTTCGTGTTGAGATGCGTTTCCCAGATTCAACTTCATGTCCTTACCTTGCATTTGCTTCTATGCTTCTTGCAGGTATTGATGGTATCAACACTAAAACTGAGCCTGTTGGACCAATGGATGAAGACTTATTTGAATTGACACTCGATGAAATTAGAGAAAAAGGTATCAACCAAATGCCTCACACTCTAAGAGGATCACTTGAAGCACTTATTCGTGACAATGAGTACCTTAAACCAGTTATGACAAAAGAGTTTATCGATACATACCAACACTACAAATTTGAAACTCAAGTTTGGCCAGATGAAGCTAGACCAACAGCGTTTGAATTCAAAACTGTATTCTCTTGCTAG
- a CDS encoding zinc ribbon domain-containing protein → MNKYLEQLIELSKLDKEIDDFGPRIAKVEKMLKLSLDKERDLKLQAESFQADIADAKLKKAKNEAHLAELSSKLKDLAKKSSLVKTAKEIKALQLEEEISKEQCDFANDEINRLDKIIDLKQTNIAALQEKIAEAAKEAEEIKASIDSQIQAIEEERKNVYQSKDELVSGMSQKILTFYQKIRKWAQNSTVVPVKKQACYGCFMRINDKTYASVLKQDDIVTCPHCGRILYKEIEDAKA, encoded by the coding sequence ATGAATAAGTATTTAGAGCAGTTAATTGAGCTTTCCAAATTAGATAAAGAGATCGACGATTTTGGTCCACGTATTGCCAAAGTTGAGAAAATGTTGAAGCTTTCTTTAGACAAAGAGAGAGATTTAAAACTCCAAGCCGAGTCTTTCCAAGCAGACATTGCAGATGCGAAACTCAAAAAAGCGAAAAATGAAGCACATCTTGCTGAACTTTCTTCCAAGCTCAAAGACCTTGCGAAAAAAAGTTCTTTAGTTAAAACAGCAAAAGAGATTAAAGCACTTCAACTTGAAGAAGAAATTTCAAAAGAGCAATGTGATTTTGCAAATGATGAAATTAACCGTTTAGACAAAATTATTGATTTGAAACAGACAAATATCGCTGCATTGCAAGAAAAAATTGCTGAAGCTGCGAAAGAAGCAGAAGAGATTAAAGCATCAATTGATTCTCAAATCCAAGCGATTGAAGAAGAACGTAAAAATGTTTATCAATCAAAAGATGAACTTGTTTCTGGAATGAGCCAAAAAATCTTGACGTTTTATCAAAAAATCCGTAAATGGGCTCAGAATTCAACTGTAGTACCTGTAAAAAAACAAGCATGTTATGGTTGTTTTATGCGTATTAATGACAAAACATATGCAAGTGTTTTAAAACAAGATGACATTGTAACTTGCCCACATTGTGGTCGTATTTTATATAAAGAGATAGAGGACGCTAAGGCGTAA
- a CDS encoding histidinol-phosphatase, producing the protein MIIDLHNHTILCNHAEGSMEEYIQAAIAKKIDVFGFSDHAPMNFDEAYRMGFHEMENYEKEVLALKDKYKGQIKILLAYEVDFLDGYIDERVLQRNVDYFIGSVHYLGSWGFDNPEFIGEYRTKNIDEVWERYFEAITFMAKSGLFDIVGHLDLIKVFNYLPKKDVRLIAQEAIKAIKKANMSIELNAAGYRKPVGEQYPSNPLLELIAEHDIPITFGSDAHAMSHIGYQQEELREVAKAYGYKKCATFESRDRILVNF; encoded by the coding sequence ATGATCATTGACCTACATAACCATACCATTTTATGTAACCATGCAGAAGGAAGTATGGAAGAGTACATTCAAGCGGCTATTGCTAAAAAAATAGATGTATTTGGTTTTTCCGATCATGCGCCTATGAATTTTGATGAAGCCTATCGTATGGGCTTTCATGAGATGGAAAACTATGAAAAAGAGGTCTTGGCACTCAAAGATAAATACAAAGGGCAGATCAAGATTTTATTGGCCTACGAAGTTGATTTTTTAGATGGCTACATCGATGAACGCGTCCTTCAACGAAACGTTGATTATTTTATCGGTTCTGTACATTATTTGGGTTCATGGGGATTTGATAATCCCGAATTTATAGGAGAATATCGCACCAAAAATATTGATGAAGTATGGGAGCGTTATTTTGAAGCAATTACCTTTATGGCAAAAAGTGGACTCTTTGATATTGTAGGGCATTTGGATCTCATTAAAGTATTTAATTACCTACCTAAAAAAGATGTAAGACTCATAGCTCAAGAGGCTATTAAAGCTATAAAAAAGGCAAATATGTCTATTGAACTCAACGCTGCAGGCTACCGTAAACCTGTAGGAGAACAGTACCCAAGTAATCCTCTTTTAGAACTCATAGCAGAACATGACATTCCTATTACATTTGGTTCAGATGCACACGCTATGAGCCACATCGGGTATCAGCAAGAAGAACTTCGAGAGGTTGCAAAAGCATATGGGTATAAAAAATGTGCAACTTTTGAAAGCAGAGATCGAATATTGGTTAATTTTTAA
- a CDS encoding Nif3-like dinuclear metal center hexameric protein, with translation MKLGAIYDYLDALSPFATQAAWDNSGLLIGSKDDEIEQIYLSLDVDSKLLEEVLPNSLVITHHPLIFSGLKQLNFAKYPSNLIQIMVQKKISLIAMHTNFDLSHLNAYVASKLGFEIQESREFVAYCEINKSFDDLIVQVKEVFGIEHIRVVKAKEWINRCAITTGSGGDLISKLDADCFLSGDLKYHQALEAKENNLSLIDIGHFESERYFPECLAKYLKNLPLKAIMSNSKNPFQYT, from the coding sequence ATGAAATTAGGGGCAATCTATGATTATTTAGATGCATTAAGCCCCTTTGCTACGCAAGCTGCTTGGGATAATAGCGGCTTGCTCATTGGAAGCAAAGACGATGAGATAGAACAGATTTATCTTAGCCTTGATGTCGATAGTAAACTCCTAGAAGAAGTTTTACCAAACTCACTTGTCATTACCCATCATCCTCTTATTTTCAGTGGATTAAAGCAGCTTAACTTCGCAAAATATCCTTCGAATTTGATCCAAATAATGGTACAAAAAAAGATTAGCTTGATTGCGATGCATACCAATTTTGATCTTTCTCACCTTAATGCCTATGTTGCTTCAAAATTAGGTTTTGAGATACAAGAGAGTAGAGAGTTTGTAGCGTATTGTGAAATCAACAAAAGTTTTGATGATTTGATTGTGCAGGTTAAAGAAGTTTTTGGCATTGAACATATCCGAGTTGTAAAAGCAAAAGAGTGGATAAATCGTTGTGCTATTACAACAGGTTCTGGAGGTGATTTGATCTCTAAACTTGATGCAGATTGTTTTCTAAGTGGTGATCTAAAATATCATCAAGCTTTAGAAGCAAAAGAAAATAACCTCTCATTAATCGACATTGGTCACTTTGAGTCCGAGCGCTATTTCCCAGAGTGTTTGGCCAAATATTTGAAAAATTTGCCATTAAAAGCTATAATGTCAAATTCTAAAAATCCGTTTCAGTATACATAG